Proteins from a genomic interval of Staphylococcus debuckii:
- a CDS encoding EVE domain-containing protein: MTEETNYFWLNCGYNRWNHNEPLVGQTTLFESGAQFNPTQGFRAFKKAKAGDKVIFYQVQTDAGLLGSGEIISVQTGAQHKIRVQFRLTEALKPLTTEYLKRSEALEFRINNMKETLFNQITPEEFELIEQLGKGDTQIPRYFFLAENKEFEPGETYTLFTHTYNGIKRNGYHYYTQLEIGDKIVFYSRQQDYSVVGLGEVTQHLRELPPIPGRTNSTAIEVKYNEDINPVSLSTLNKHPRLKNLYYLQENAKQAIASMSQAQFDAILEMSEHNGVKSQFETVEKDAVIDKKDEELKPFILLVISDRNRAEGLKAADNLLQKTNAHPVITSGHPDFTEDMLYGKYLPNEAGALYFREGFITELMPKTDRSYLVIDNFNRIDPDIFQTYINVLEGYEVTLPRYNRDGSMIKWSRKKDSFYHFNPNWHIIGVTYDNLAEIKQKYSEQFLKYARIVKVNHD; this comes from the coding sequence ATGACTGAAGAAACAAATTATTTCTGGCTGAATTGCGGTTACAATCGCTGGAATCATAATGAACCACTCGTAGGGCAAACTACTTTATTTGAATCTGGTGCTCAATTCAACCCTACACAAGGTTTTCGTGCTTTTAAAAAAGCTAAAGCAGGCGACAAAGTAATTTTTTATCAAGTCCAGACAGATGCAGGATTATTAGGCAGCGGTGAAATCATTAGTGTACAAACCGGAGCCCAACATAAAATTCGTGTGCAGTTCCGTTTGACAGAAGCCTTAAAACCGCTTACTACAGAATATTTAAAGCGCAGCGAGGCTTTAGAATTCCGTATTAATAATATGAAGGAAACGTTATTTAATCAAATTACTCCAGAAGAATTCGAACTGATTGAACAATTAGGTAAAGGTGATACGCAAATCCCACGCTATTTCTTTTTAGCAGAGAATAAAGAATTTGAGCCAGGAGAAACTTATACGCTCTTTACACATACTTATAATGGCATTAAGCGAAATGGCTATCATTATTACACGCAATTAGAAATCGGAGACAAGATTGTCTTTTACAGTCGCCAGCAAGACTATTCAGTAGTTGGTTTAGGCGAGGTCACACAGCACTTAAGGGAATTACCGCCTATACCTGGCCGAACAAATAGCACAGCCATAGAAGTGAAATATAATGAGGATATTAATCCAGTCAGTTTGTCGACTTTAAATAAGCATCCTCGTTTGAAAAATTTATATTATCTTCAAGAAAATGCCAAGCAAGCTATTGCCAGCATGTCGCAAGCCCAATTTGACGCTATTTTAGAAATGAGCGAACATAACGGCGTGAAATCTCAATTTGAGACGGTGGAAAAGGATGCTGTGATTGATAAAAAAGATGAAGAGCTGAAGCCTTTTATTTTGTTAGTAATTAGTGATCGGAACCGCGCAGAAGGGTTAAAAGCTGCAGACAATTTATTGCAGAAAACCAATGCGCATCCTGTGATTACAAGCGGACATCCTGATTTTACTGAAGATATGCTGTATGGCAAGTATCTACCGAATGAAGCAGGTGCACTGTATTTCAGAGAAGGATTTATCACTGAATTGATGCCGAAAACAGACCGCAGTTACTTGGTAATTGACAACTTCAATCGTATTGATCCGGATATATTCCAAACTTATATCAACGTATTAGAAGGTTATGAAGTGACCTTGCCACGCTATAATCGTGATGGTTCTATGATTAAATGGTCTCGTAAAAAAGATTCATTTTATCACTTTAATCCAAATTGGCACATTATAGGTGTCACTTATGATAATTTAGCAGAGATTAAACAAAAATATTCTGAGCAATTCTTAAAATATGCACGTATTGTAAAAGTAAATCATGATTAA
- a CDS encoding DUF2750 domain-containing protein yields MDYKQESFFKDLLVNETYYIAVKDKKMVRKEVDNKYYPCFWTEREIAEAYFKDNHQSYDKIISRDIDRFVTCEMDDLFDKGDEVLVNVTDTVQGHFIDIYDFTKALMSELDRIRTVEFSRITARTDEVFGLTDKGSKQFIIISENGESKPNIMPVWSDFKSAEKVRDEDFEECEVEEVEGEVFSDWLEKLRDNDEGVGINLKPGVVGTIVSAQTLKNELSY; encoded by the coding sequence ATGGATTATAAACAAGAATCATTTTTTAAGGATTTGCTTGTGAATGAAACTTATTATATTGCAGTCAAAGATAAGAAAATGGTAAGAAAAGAAGTAGATAACAAGTATTATCCATGCTTTTGGACAGAGAGAGAAATAGCAGAAGCCTATTTCAAAGACAACCATCAGAGTTATGATAAAATTATTTCCAGAGATATTGATCGTTTCGTAACTTGTGAGATGGACGATTTGTTTGATAAAGGTGATGAAGTTTTAGTCAATGTCACTGACACAGTTCAAGGACATTTCATTGATATTTATGATTTCACTAAAGCACTCATGAGTGAGCTGGATCGCATTCGTACTGTTGAGTTTTCACGTATTACAGCACGCACTGATGAAGTATTCGGGTTGACTGATAAAGGGAGTAAACAATTTATTATTATTAGTGAAAACGGAGAAAGCAAACCTAACATAATGCCGGTATGGAGTGATTTTAAATCCGCTGAAAAAGTTCGTGATGAAGACTTCGAAGAATGTGAAGTTGAAGAAGTTGAAGGAGAAGTTTTCAGTGATTGGCTTGAAAAATTACGTGACAACGATGAAGGTGTCGGAATTAATCTCAAACCCGGTGTAGTAGGGACAATTGTTTCTGCACAAACTTTAAAAAATGAATTATCTTATTAA
- the deoD gene encoding purine-nucleoside phosphorylase, translating to MTQGTPHIQPNGAKIAKTVLMPGDPLRAKYIADNYLEDVVQFNEVRNMFGYTGTYKGKEVSVMGSGMGIPSIGIYSYELYNTFDVDTIIRVGSCGALQEDVNLYDIIIAQGASTNSSYVDQYNIPGHFAPLGDFDLMVQAKKAADELGATTHVGNVLSSDTFYNADPTFNDQWHRMGILGIEMESAGLYLNATYAGKKALGIFTVSDHILRDEATTAEERQNSFTQMMEIALEIA from the coding sequence ATGACACAAGGTACACCACATATTCAACCAAATGGTGCCAAAATAGCAAAAACTGTATTAATGCCAGGTGATCCACTGCGTGCCAAATACATTGCTGATAACTATTTAGAAGATGTTGTTCAATTCAACGAAGTACGTAACATGTTCGGCTATACTGGAACCTACAAAGGAAAAGAAGTTTCAGTTATGGGTTCAGGAATGGGTATTCCTAGTATCGGAATTTATTCGTATGAACTCTACAACACATTTGATGTAGATACAATTATTCGTGTAGGTTCTTGCGGTGCTTTACAAGAAGATGTGAACTTATACGACATTATTATCGCACAAGGTGCTTCTACTAATTCAAGTTACGTGGATCAATATAATATTCCTGGACATTTTGCTCCGCTCGGTGATTTTGATTTAATGGTGCAGGCAAAGAAAGCTGCTGATGAGTTAGGTGCCACAACACATGTCGGCAACGTTCTCTCTTCAGATACCTTCTATAATGCCGACCCTACTTTTAATGACCAATGGCACCGTATGGGGATTTTAGGTATCGAAATGGAATCAGCTGGTCTTTATTTAAATGCAACTTATGCAGGCAAAAAAGCATTGGGTATCTTTACTGTCAGTGACCACATTTTACGTGATGAAGCAACTACTGCTGAAGAACGTCAAAATTCTTTCACTCAAATGATGGAAATCGCACTAGAAATTGCATAA
- a CDS encoding S-ribosylhomocysteine lyase: protein MPKMNVESFNLDHTKVVAPFVRLAGTVEGANGDVIKKYDIRFKQPNKEHMKMPGLHSLEHLMAENIRNHTDKVVDLSPMGCQTGFYVSFINHDDYEDVLNIIEATLNDVLAADEVPACNEVQCGWAASHSLEGAKEIAQDFLDKRDQWDKIFSE, encoded by the coding sequence ATGCCAAAAATGAACGTTGAAAGTTTCAATTTAGACCACACAAAAGTTGTTGCTCCGTTTGTACGTTTAGCCGGGACAGTTGAAGGAGCGAATGGTGATGTGATTAAGAAATATGACATCCGCTTCAAACAACCAAATAAAGAACACATGAAAATGCCAGGTTTGCATTCATTAGAACACTTAATGGCTGAAAATATCAGAAATCATACAGATAAAGTAGTGGACTTAAGTCCAATGGGTTGCCAAACTGGATTTTATGTTTCTTTCATTAATCACGACGATTATGAAGATGTCTTGAATATTATCGAAGCTACTTTAAATGATGTTCTTGCAGCAGACGAAGTACCGGCATGCAACGAAGTTCAATGTGGTTGGGCAGCAAGTCACTCACTAGAAGGCGCGAAAGAAATTGCACAAGATTTCTTAGATAAACGAGATCAATGGGATAAAATTTTTAGTGAATAA
- a CDS encoding Dps family protein, with protein MANKQDVVDVLNEQVANWTVLYTKIHNFHWFVKGPHFFSLHVKFEELYNEASETIDELAERILAIGGAPIATMKKSLDVAIVDEAESEGSAEDMVNAISKDFSNISDQLEKAIEVAGDAEDDVSQDMLIALQTSVDKHNWMFQSFLGK; from the coding sequence ATGGCAAACAAACAAGATGTAGTAGATGTGTTAAATGAACAAGTAGCAAACTGGACAGTATTATATACTAAAATTCATAACTTCCACTGGTTCGTAAAAGGACCTCATTTCTTCTCTCTACACGTTAAATTTGAAGAATTATACAACGAAGCAAGTGAAACAATTGACGAATTAGCTGAACGTATTTTAGCTATCGGCGGTGCACCAATTGCCACAATGAAAAAAAGCTTAGATGTAGCTATCGTTGATGAAGCTGAATCAGAAGGCTCAGCAGAAGATATGGTCAATGCCATTTCTAAAGACTTCAGTAATATTTCTGACCAATTAGAAAAAGCAATTGAAGTAGCTGGCGACGCTGAAGATGACGTATCTCAAGATATGTTAATTGCATTACAAACATCAGTTGACAAACATAACTGGATGTTCCAATCATTCCTAGGTAAATAG
- the rpoE gene encoding DNA-directed RNA polymerase subunit delta gives MKIQDYTKEMVDEKSFIDMAHTLLEEKGTTMNLYDIIDEFKSLGHYEDNEHLENRIVQFYTDLNTDGRFLNVGENNWGLRDWYSVDDIEEKIAPTIQKFDILDEDDEEDKNLKLLGEDEDEEEEEQAEPTDSDEDEEDLDDPQDEEEINDSDIVIEEDKDEMDEAEELFEEETDFNDDADDDKI, from the coding sequence ATGAAAATCCAAGACTACACTAAAGAAATGGTAGACGAAAAATCATTTATCGATATGGCCCACACATTATTGGAAGAAAAAGGCACTACAATGAATTTGTACGATATTATTGATGAGTTCAAATCTTTAGGCCACTACGAAGATAATGAACATTTAGAAAACCGTATCGTTCAATTCTATACTGACTTGAATACTGATGGTCGCTTCCTTAATGTCGGAGAGAATAACTGGGGATTACGTGACTGGTACTCAGTAGACGATATTGAAGAAAAAATCGCACCAACTATCCAAAAATTCGATATTTTAGATGAAGATGATGAAGAAGATAAAAACCTTAAACTTCTTGGTGAAGATGAAGACGAAGAAGAAGAGGAACAAGCAGAACCTACTGATTCAGACGAAGATGAAGAAGATTTAGATGATCCGCAAGATGAAGAAGAAATTAATGATTCTGATATCGTTATCGAAGAAGATAAAGATGAAATGGATGAAGCTGAAGAGTTGTTTGAAGAAGAAACAGACTTCAACGACGATGCAGATGACGATAAAATTTAA
- the coaW gene encoding type II pantothenate kinase — MKIGIDAGGTLIKIVEINDSERTFRTELSSNLDKVIAWLNSQPCKNVTLTGGKAKLIQSQLNFPAKEFVEFDASSKGLEVLLEEQGHHLDNYIFANVGTGTSLHFSDGKSQKRVGGIGAGGGMIQGLGYLLSGLSNYTELTDTAQKGDREFIDLKVKHIYKNSEPPIPGDLTAANFGHVLHNLDKELSAADKLASVMGVVGEVVTTMAITLAREFNTENVVYIGSSFNNNPLLRKVVEDYTVLRGFKPFYIEHGAFSGALGSIYLGAE, encoded by the coding sequence ATGAAAATCGGTATCGATGCTGGCGGAACTTTAATTAAAATTGTAGAAATCAATGATAGTGAACGTACATTCCGCACTGAACTTTCTTCTAATCTAGATAAAGTGATAGCATGGTTGAATAGCCAACCATGTAAAAACGTTACTTTAACAGGTGGTAAGGCGAAATTGATTCAAAGTCAATTAAACTTTCCAGCTAAAGAATTTGTAGAATTCGATGCATCTTCTAAAGGATTAGAAGTACTTTTAGAGGAACAAGGCCACCATCTAGACAATTATATTTTTGCGAATGTCGGAACAGGAACATCACTTCACTTTTCAGACGGTAAATCACAAAAACGTGTAGGCGGAATTGGTGCCGGTGGCGGTATGATTCAAGGGCTGGGCTATTTATTGTCAGGCCTTTCAAACTATACAGAACTTACTGATACCGCTCAAAAAGGAGATCGAGAATTTATCGATTTGAAAGTAAAACATATTTATAAAAATAGTGAGCCCCCTATTCCGGGCGATTTAACTGCAGCCAACTTCGGCCATGTCTTGCACAATTTAGATAAAGAATTATCTGCAGCAGACAAACTTGCTTCAGTTATGGGAGTAGTTGGCGAAGTAGTAACTACTATGGCTATTACACTGGCCAGAGAATTCAATACAGAGAATGTCGTTTATATTGGTTCTTCTTTTAATAATAATCCGCTTCTTCGCAAAGTTGTCGAAGATTATACCGTACTTCGAGGTTTCAAACCTTTTTATATTGAGCACGGAGCTTTCTCAGGGGCATTAGGCAGTATATATCTCGGCGCTGAGTAA
- the ldmS gene encoding L-aspartate--L-methionine ligase LdmS, translated as MSDLYDEDIVYTSRPSYVSNPWLEPDEHQSNFLTGRELLIANKMPVIVHEASVSNKLKQLFDEVGKEVPKNVYKFHNQASYEHLLQSLTKEENKKIYFQYVHSEDLVSKEDYALNKDVFVALNNKARIPEWTNGKYLPKRQIVEVEEFEAAVRDWEFPFVLKPGDDLPTAGGYGVMICYNQEDLDQAIQRINKAVEETDTIIIEQKIEAIANYCVQFAYSDQLGLKYLGTTEQLTNKYGFYNGNQSVPVEEVPQAVIEAGREIMEIGVEKGFYGVGGFDLLYDKYGDVYAIDLNFRQNGSTSMLLLDDELSGANHKFYSYFADGDNTKFFRTIMKYVRQGKIYPLSYYDGDWYGKDKVNSRFACIWHGSTREEVEQNERAFLKELE; from the coding sequence TTGAGTGATTTATACGATGAGGATATTGTCTATACGTCAAGACCTTCTTATGTATCAAATCCTTGGTTAGAACCTGACGAGCATCAGTCTAACTTCTTAACTGGCCGTGAGTTGTTGATTGCTAACAAGATGCCGGTAATTGTACATGAAGCCAGTGTGTCGAATAAGCTTAAGCAATTATTTGATGAAGTTGGCAAAGAAGTACCGAAGAATGTCTATAAATTCCATAACCAAGCAAGTTATGAGCATTTGCTCCAATCTCTAACTAAAGAAGAAAATAAGAAAATTTATTTCCAATATGTGCATAGCGAAGATTTAGTCAGTAAAGAAGATTACGCACTCAATAAAGATGTCTTTGTGGCTTTGAACAATAAAGCACGTATTCCAGAATGGACGAATGGTAAATACTTGCCGAAACGTCAAATTGTAGAAGTAGAAGAGTTTGAAGCTGCGGTACGAGATTGGGAGTTCCCATTTGTTTTGAAGCCGGGTGATGATTTGCCAACTGCAGGCGGTTATGGTGTCATGATCTGCTACAACCAAGAAGATTTGGATCAAGCTATCCAACGTATTAACAAAGCAGTGGAAGAAACAGATACTATCATTATTGAACAAAAAATCGAGGCCATCGCCAATTATTGTGTGCAATTCGCATATTCGGACCAGCTCGGATTAAAATATCTCGGCACAACAGAGCAGCTTACTAATAAATATGGTTTCTATAATGGCAATCAAAGCGTACCGGTGGAGGAAGTGCCGCAAGCAGTCATTGAAGCGGGCCGAGAAATTATGGAAATCGGTGTAGAAAAAGGATTCTATGGCGTCGGCGGCTTTGATTTACTCTATGACAAATATGGCGATGTTTATGCTATTGATTTGAATTTCCGTCAAAATGGATCGACAAGTATGTTGTTGTTAGATGATGAATTATCAGGTGCGAACCATAAATTCTACAGCTACTTTGCAGATGGCGACAATACTAAGTTTTTCAGAACGATTATGAAATATGTGCGACAAGGTAAAATCTATCCTTTATCATACTATGATGGAGATTGGTATGGTAAAGATAAAGTGAATTCTCGTTTCGCTTGTATTTGGCATGGCAGTACACGCGAAGAGGTAGAACAAAACGAACGTGCTTTCTTGAAGGAACTTGAATAA
- a CDS encoding M15 family metallopeptidase, whose amino-acid sequence MKKYLGVILAATVTLTACGEKSEGEKASKKENAIHTEQNNKQKHQIKKENGVTKVDNLILVNKKVPISKAYNKGEDAVARTQLNKMIEDGRKQGLNIIYRSGFRSYAEQTQLYNSYVQRDGKAAADKYSAAPGTSEHQTGLAFDVGTNPSDADFKEAFGQTREGKWLADNAYKYGFILRYPKGKEKITGYQYEPWHFRYVGKKDAKKIHAQKLTLEEYLDYGYEK is encoded by the coding sequence ATGAAAAAATATTTAGGAGTTATTCTTGCAGCTACAGTAACCTTAACTGCGTGTGGAGAAAAGAGTGAAGGAGAAAAAGCGTCTAAAAAGGAAAATGCTATACATACAGAACAAAATAATAAACAAAAACATCAAATTAAAAAGGAAAATGGTGTTACTAAGGTTGATAATTTAATCTTAGTTAATAAGAAAGTGCCTATTTCTAAAGCGTATAACAAAGGTGAAGACGCTGTTGCTAGAACACAATTAAACAAAATGATTGAAGATGGCAGAAAACAAGGGTTGAATATTATATATAGAAGCGGATTCAGATCTTACGCTGAACAAACACAACTTTACAACAGCTATGTACAACGTGATGGTAAAGCGGCAGCGGATAAGTATAGTGCAGCACCCGGAACATCTGAACACCAAACTGGCTTAGCTTTCGACGTCGGTACAAATCCTTCTGATGCAGATTTTAAAGAAGCATTTGGTCAAACCCGTGAAGGCAAATGGTTAGCTGACAACGCCTACAAATATGGATTTATATTAAGATACCCTAAGGGAAAAGAAAAAATAACGGGTTACCAATATGAACCTTGGCATTTTAGATATGTCGGCAAAAAGGATGCGAAAAAGATACACGCACAAAAATTAACTTTAGAAGAGTATTTGGATTATGGTTATGAAAAATAA
- a CDS encoding VOC family protein, with the protein MQLSPYIIVNDVKKAVDFYNSIFGGEIIILNQQKDKILHAEVQINESTVIHLSSSYGKPFSNDNVNLILTFDNLEEEQRVYNALSENGDPHMPLAKTFFNSMHGQVKDQFGINWLMNCFLK; encoded by the coding sequence ATGCAATTAAGTCCTTATATTATCGTAAATGATGTAAAAAAAGCTGTAGATTTTTATAATTCTATATTTGGTGGAGAAATAATTATACTCAATCAGCAAAAAGATAAAATTTTGCATGCTGAAGTTCAAATTAATGAAAGCACTGTTATACATCTATCGAGTAGCTATGGAAAACCATTCAGTAATGATAACGTAAATTTAATTCTGACTTTTGATAATTTAGAAGAAGAGCAACGTGTGTATAATGCTTTAAGTGAAAATGGGGATCCGCACATGCCACTTGCTAAAACATTCTTCAATTCGATGCACGGTCAAGTTAAAGATCAATTTGGTATTAACTGGCTGATGAACTGTTTCTTAAAATGA
- a CDS encoding GNAT family N-acetyltransferase, translating into MKHSKQYDDITIKPYEQKYYHNILEFELSERQQIYSSLPIQVLEDALEDKNRIANIAINKDKEVVGFFVLHQFYQHEGYDTPDHVVYIRSLSINEKFQGNGYGTKVMMNLPDYVQSLYSNFNHLYLVVDAENQAAWNVYERAGFMHAATKEEGPIGKERLYYLDLDSNYVSSLKLTAPKEQPDKEIDTVDLMLDGNKVGFIALQATNQRMHIRGIEVYETHRNQGIAESALRQLATYVRKNYPAINSLDIILFGEHNELKPLCMNSNFVETLHTDDYVKYEKYIVY; encoded by the coding sequence ATGAAACACAGCAAACAATATGACGATATTACTATCAAGCCATACGAACAAAAGTATTATCATAATATTTTAGAGTTTGAGCTGTCAGAGCGACAGCAAATTTATTCATCACTGCCTATTCAAGTATTAGAAGATGCATTGGAAGATAAAAATCGCATTGCTAATATTGCGATTAATAAAGATAAGGAAGTTGTCGGTTTCTTTGTATTACATCAATTTTACCAACATGAAGGCTACGATACACCGGACCATGTGGTTTATATTCGGTCCTTATCGATTAATGAAAAGTTTCAAGGGAATGGATATGGCACTAAGGTAATGATGAATTTGCCAGACTATGTGCAGTCCCTATACAGCAACTTCAATCACTTATATCTTGTAGTAGATGCTGAAAATCAGGCGGCTTGGAATGTCTATGAACGTGCAGGCTTTATGCATGCTGCGACGAAAGAAGAGGGCCCGATTGGCAAAGAGCGACTTTATTATTTAGATTTAGATTCTAATTATGTTTCTTCTTTAAAGCTTACAGCGCCAAAAGAGCAGCCTGACAAAGAAATAGATACCGTAGATTTAATGCTTGATGGAAATAAAGTAGGGTTTATTGCATTGCAAGCTACAAATCAACGCATGCATATCCGGGGAATTGAAGTTTACGAAACACATCGTAATCAAGGTATTGCTGAAAGTGCATTACGCCAGCTGGCAACCTATGTTAGAAAAAATTACCCTGCAATTAATTCATTAGATATTATTCTATTTGGAGAACACAATGAGTTGAAGCCGTTATGCATGAATAGTAATTTTGTAGAAACACTCCACACAGACGACTATGTGAAATACGAAAAATACATTGTCTATTAA
- a CDS encoding aminoacyltransferase, producing the protein MNFTTLTEDEFAQFTQENFSHYTQSARHYQYRNANQKDVHLVGVKDDGGEVIAACLLSEARCLRFFKYFYTHRGPVMDYSNLRLVKYFFASLTRYLKKHRCIYVLVDPYLLASLRETDGEIIESYDNQRFIKELSKLGYIHQGYTIGYSQMSQIRWLSVLDLKDKSETQLLNEMDYQTRRNIKKTYEMGVQVRTLSIDETPTFFKLFRMAEEKHGFKFRELDYFKQMQKTYGNRAFLKIAYVDLHTYLKALNEKHTELVLELNKLNAKLQESPNSKKTKSKINQLKQQVDSNTRKINETKELMQTEGDVLNLASALYLYNEHEVYYLSSGSNPKYNRFMGAYRLQWEMIKFAKKKNIDRYNFYGITGDFTDDAEDFGVQKFKEGFNAHVEEYIGDFIKPVYPLLYKLYQFTEKSRKH; encoded by the coding sequence ATGAATTTCACAACTTTAACAGAAGACGAATTCGCACAATTTACTCAAGAAAATTTTTCACATTATACACAGTCTGCTAGACATTACCAATACAGAAATGCAAACCAGAAAGACGTACATTTAGTCGGAGTCAAAGATGATGGGGGCGAAGTCATAGCAGCCTGTCTTTTATCCGAAGCCAGATGCCTAAGATTTTTCAAGTATTTCTATACGCACAGAGGGCCTGTAATGGATTACAGCAATCTGAGATTAGTAAAATATTTCTTCGCATCTTTAACACGTTATTTGAAGAAACACCGATGTATTTATGTTCTAGTAGATCCTTATTTACTTGCAAGTTTAAGAGAAACTGATGGAGAAATTATCGAAAGTTATGATAATCAACGCTTTATCAAAGAGCTTTCTAAACTCGGTTACATCCATCAAGGCTATACAATAGGATATTCACAAATGAGTCAGATACGTTGGTTATCTGTATTAGATTTGAAAGACAAGTCTGAAACGCAATTATTGAATGAAATGGACTACCAAACACGTCGTAATATTAAAAAGACTTACGAAATGGGTGTCCAAGTCAGAACACTTTCTATTGACGAGACTCCAACTTTCTTTAAACTTTTCAGAATGGCTGAAGAAAAACACGGTTTCAAATTCCGAGAATTAGATTATTTCAAACAAATGCAAAAAACTTATGGTAATCGTGCCTTTTTAAAAATAGCCTATGTAGATTTACATACTTATTTGAAAGCATTAAATGAAAAGCACACTGAATTAGTACTCGAGTTGAATAAATTAAATGCGAAATTACAAGAAAGTCCAAATTCTAAAAAGACTAAGAGTAAAATCAATCAATTAAAACAACAAGTCGATAGTAATACACGTAAAATTAATGAAACCAAAGAATTAATGCAAACAGAAGGGGATGTTTTAAATCTTGCTTCAGCATTGTACTTGTATAATGAACATGAAGTTTATTACCTTTCAAGCGGATCTAACCCTAAATATAATCGCTTTATGGGTGCTTACAGACTACAATGGGAAATGATTAAATTTGCTAAAAAGAAAAATATTGACCGCTATAATTTCTATGGCATCACTGGAGATTTTACAGATGATGCTGAAGACTTTGGCGTTCAGAAATTTAAAGAGGGCTTCAATGCACATGTAGAAGAATATATCGGTGACTTTATTAAACCCGTGTATCCGCTTCTATACAAACTGTATCAATTCACGGAAAAATCAAGAAAGCACTAA
- the deoC gene encoding deoxyribose-phosphate aldolase — translation MDYAKYIDHTLLKPDTTLEQIDKLIEEAKQYEFKSVCINPTYVKHAAEALKDSDVMVCTVIGFPLGANTTATKAFEVEDAVKNGADELDMVINIGALKDQRYDEVQADIEAVVKAAGDHTVKVIIETVLLTDEEKVKASEISKAVGADFVKTSTGFAGGGATVEDVKLMKETVGDSLEVKASGGVRNLEDFKAMLDAGATRVGASAGIQIIQGLESDSDY, via the coding sequence ATGGACTATGCAAAATATATTGATCATACCTTATTAAAACCAGATACAACACTTGAACAAATTGATAAGTTAATTGAAGAAGCTAAGCAATATGAGTTTAAATCAGTTTGTATCAATCCCACATACGTTAAACATGCAGCTGAAGCATTAAAAGATTCAGATGTGATGGTATGTACTGTTATTGGTTTCCCTTTAGGTGCAAATACTACTGCAACCAAAGCATTTGAAGTGGAAGATGCTGTAAAAAATGGTGCGGATGAATTAGATATGGTAATTAATATCGGAGCTTTAAAAGATCAACGCTATGATGAAGTACAAGCAGATATTGAAGCGGTCGTTAAAGCTGCTGGTGACCATACAGTTAAAGTTATTATTGAAACAGTACTATTAACGGATGAAGAAAAAGTAAAAGCTTCAGAAATCAGTAAAGCAGTTGGAGCAGACTTTGTTAAAACGTCTACTGGTTTTGCAGGAGGCGGCGCCACTGTTGAAGATGTGAAATTAATGAAAGAAACAGTAGGAGATAGTTTAGAAGTTAAAGCTTCTGGCGGCGTACGCAACTTAGAAGATTTCAAAGCTATGTTAGATGCAGGTGCAACGCGTGTAGGCGCAAGTGCAGGAATACAAATTATTCAAGGACTAGAGTCTGATTCAGATTATTAA
- a CDS encoding thiol-disulfide oxidoreductase DCC family protein, with the protein MPIIYYDANCVYCYNYAIWLIRHGLSPSYQFATLKGPAGQELERKHPGILDMNTVVLQEGEHLYFKSTAIAKLLMSLTQDKWMGILLTLVPKPLRNFGYDLFANNRDKMWHAEWQQPNEYEKSFFIDEDQN; encoded by the coding sequence ATGCCGATTATTTATTATGATGCGAATTGTGTTTATTGTTACAACTACGCAATTTGGTTAATCAGACATGGTTTATCACCAAGTTATCAATTTGCGACGTTGAAAGGACCCGCTGGTCAAGAATTAGAACGTAAACATCCTGGAATATTAGATATGAACACAGTAGTATTGCAAGAAGGTGAGCATTTATACTTTAAATCCACTGCAATTGCAAAATTATTGATGTCCTTAACTCAAGATAAGTGGATGGGAATTTTATTAACTTTAGTACCAAAACCACTACGTAATTTCGGTTATGACTTATTTGCAAATAATCGCGATAAAATGTGGCATGCAGAGTGGCAACAACCTAATGAGTATGAAAAATCTTTCTTTATAGATGAGGATCAAAATTGA